TAGCCGAACAGATAAGGCGTGATTTCACGGAACTGGATGCGGCCAGGGAGAAGGTGCTGCCCTGCTGCCGCGAGGTAATCCGCAACTGCAGCCAGGCGATACGCGCCGTGCACCGGCAGGAGTTCGACCTGGCGGCGGAACTGTTGAAAACGGCCCGAAGTCTGCTCAACGAGGCGCAAAAGGCGGCGGTCGATTACAGTCAACTTAATTACACCGGTTTTTTCAAAGATGCTCAGAAAGAGTACGCCGAGGGAAGCATTCTCCTTGCCGTGGTCGGCGGGAAGCCGATACCCTCGCCGGGGTCGCTGGGCATTGATGCCGCCGCTTACCTGAACGGGCTGGGGGAAGCGGTGGGGGAACTGAGGCGCTACCTGCTGGACAGCATGAGACAGGGCGATGTATCCAGGGGCGAGGAACTGCTGTGGGTAATGGACGATATTTACAGCGTCCTGGTGACCATGGACTTTCCCGATGCCATCACCGGCGGGCTTCGCCGCACCACCGATATGGTTCGTGGGGTGCTGGAGAGAACACGCAGCGACCTCACGCTTATTATGAGGCAGAAGGACCTGGAGAACAGACTGGATAAAATAGGGGGAGATTGAAAAAATCGCTCATTGACCATGGTCGGAAAATGCGTTAAACTAACAAAGTCAGTGAGCATGCGAAAAACAATGAAGTGATGTTCATGAAGGCGGTTGCAGAGCTGCCTTCTTTTTTGCATAGAGCACCATTTTTCAGGAGGTCTGACATATGGATTCAATGGTTCTGCGTATACTGATTATTCTGGCGGGTGTGCTGGCTCTCGGTTTCGTTGGCTACCTGGTTAGGACGATTGTTCGCGAAAGCCCGGGCAATGAGAAAATGCAGGAGATTTCCCAGGCCATTCGGCAGGGGGCGATGGCCTTCCTGCGCCGCGAATTCACCACACTGGCCATCTTCACCGTGGTGGTCTTCATTATCCTGGCCGTATTCATTGAACCGAGGCCATATGTCGCCATCGCTTACCTCTGCGGCACGTTTACCTCGGCACTGGCGGGCTGGCTGGGAATGAACATCGCCACCCTGGCCAATGCCAGGACGGCCAATGCCGCCATCGGGAGCTGGGCCAGGGGACTGAAAATCGC
This genomic stretch from Chloroflexota bacterium harbors:
- a CDS encoding haloacid dehalogenase — encoded protein: MSKSTDGLEAIAEQIRRDFTELDAAREKVLPCCREVIRNCSQAIRAVHRQEFDLAAELLKTARSLLNEAQKAAVDYSQLNYTGFFKDAQKEYAEGSILLAVVGGKPIPSPGSLGIDAAAYLNGLGEAVGELRRYLLDSMRQGDVSRGEELLWVMDDIYSVLVTMDFPDAITGGLRRTTDMVRGVLERTRSDLTLIMRQKDLENRLDKIGGD